One genomic window of Corticium candelabrum chromosome 9, ooCorCand1.1, whole genome shotgun sequence includes the following:
- the LOC134184587 gene encoding desert hedgehog protein A-like, translating into MVVETVYRFSFAVLLLLLPALGELQSRSNSEDDDVTTKISIPVSTMSEIQPQALDTMSHANKSEQDMLINGILDILRTANARHTLDVREDILREIAERVVSTGNIHPSGLSLEARLMAMKLRLTISWNDLNDTTESVARYLRPLLAENQNRRSKRRTCTGCTNCCNNNCFPARATVMTNSGEHKSLHELKVGEKISCVRDEGQQDYCEVIGFLHKQESGAHDYLSIHTDTGHKLEVSASHLIFRSREKSCSVSNADDVFASEVTVGDYVYVTTKKGLVSSMVTKISTIEARGYYAPLTSCGTVVVDGVLASCYAQFDSHRLAQMGMTGARLAYYYAPGWLQSYLLGADSDGLMTYAKHLTPLVEFFMGSRFYDGHV; encoded by the exons ATGGTTGTTGAGACGGTGTACCGCTTTTCTTTTGCAGtgctgttgttgcttctgCCCGCTCTTGGAGAACTACAG TCCAGATCCAATTCTGAAGACGACGATGTGACTACTAAGATTTCTATTCCTGTGTCTACCATGTCCGAAATTCAACCGCAAGCTCTAGACACCATGAGTCACGCTAATAAGTCAGAACAAGATATGCTGATCAACGGCATTCTCGACATCCTACGCACGGCAAACGCTCGTCACACGCTAGACGTCCGAGAAGATATCTTGCGAGAAATCGCGGAAAGAGTTGTCTCGACCGGTAACATCCATCCTTCCGGTCTGAGCCTCGAGGCAAGACTAATGGCCATGAAACTTCGACTGACTATCAGCTGGAATGATCTCAACGACACGACTGAGTCGGTAGCTCGATATCTCCGACCGTTGCTTGCAGAAAATCAAAATCGTAGATCTAAACGCCGTACTTGTACAGGTTGCACAAATTGTTGCAACAATAATTGTTTTCCGGCCAGAGCGACTGTCATGACTAACTCTGGAGAACACAAATCGCTGCATGAACTAAAAGTGGGCGAAAAGATCTCCTGCGTAAGAGATGAAGGTCAGCAAGACTATTGCGAAGTGATCGGCTTTCTTCACAAGCAAGAAAGTGGAGCACACGACTATCTCTCCATCCATACCGATACCGGTCACAAACTTGAAGTATCAGCGTCACATTTGATCTTCAGGTCGAGAGAGAAATCTTGCTCTGTGTCTAATGCTGATGACGTATTTGCAAGTGAAGTGACTGTGGGAGATTACGTGTACGTCACGACCAAGAAGGGACTCGTATCTTCAATGGTCACCAAAATCTCGACTATTGAAGCACGTGGTTACTACGCACCCCTTACAAGCTGtggtactgttgttgttgatggCGTTTTGGCATCGTGCTACGCTCAGTTTGACAGTCACAGGCTCGCTCAAATGGGTATGACCGGTGCACGTCTAGCCTACTACTACGCTCCGGGTTGGCTGCAGTCTTACCTACTAGGAGCCGACAGTGACGGATTGATGACGTACGCTAAACACCTCACGCCATTGGTCGAGTTCTTCATGGGTAGCAGGTTTTATGACGGTCACGTTTGA
- the LOC134184560 gene encoding uncharacterized protein LOC134184560: MESMGNGLGFVFGPDVATVNGSRSLSSKDTRAKRDEMFIDQEINPPVLCSSMKSAPTKCLEFPTTTFSLSQLHLANRGNHLSVFPRVGNSSISDTLHQLNPNNDDAKLCHSSLALVHAPMPFVFGETSENNFLNIDKDTLIDDLDLLAAAVALSWQEPLCDTFSDTQKISENLYSLHASNVLSSRASVEISNPAMRHRQPSITIIREPPQCHRARYEIEGNQSSKGLLKNDDREPVFIQLKNVPTSVTQIDVTLSVVTTTNDLVRHPYVYPTCFGRTMPSDWKRNPNKRTVTVALRQSEEYRKELTYLGIKRNKLECIDLRQHSREQLSLFRIKFEASVPFVDFSTSAKVSLITATTRSVRVLCPSSSTKRRKINKTASPSKKVSRS, encoded by the exons ATGGAATCAATGGGAAACGGTCTTGGTTTTGTCTTTGGCCCTGATGTTGCTACCGTCAACGGTTCACGTTCGCTGTCAAGCAAGGACACACGGGCTAAACGTGATGAAATGTTTATCGACCAGGAAATCAACCCTCCGGTTCTTTGTTCTTCCATGAAAAGCGCTCCCACAAAGTGCCTCGAATTTCCAACCACAACATTCAGTCTTTCCCAACTACATCTTGCAAATCGGGGAAATCACCTGTCGGTTTTCCCACGTGTGGGGAATTCCAGTATATCAGACACATTGCATCAGCTCAACCCTAACAACGATGACGCAAAACTATGTCACAGTTCATTGGCACTTGTGCATGCACCAATGCCATTCGTTTTCGGAGAAACGTCTGAAAACAACTTCTTGAACATCGACAAAGATACTTTAATAGATGATCTTGATCTACTAGCAGCGGCTGTGGCATTAAGTTGGCAGGAACCTCTTTGTGATACATTTTCTGATACACAGAAAATTTCAGAAAACTTATACTCTCTGCACGCCAGCAATGTTTTGTCCTCAAGGGCGTCAGTTGAAATTTCAAATCCAGCTATGAGACACAGACAACCTTCTATCACAATTATTCGTGAACCACCACAG TGTCATAGAGCTCGTTACGAGATCGAAGGCAATCAAAGCTCCAAGGGTCTGTTGAAGAACGACGATAGAGAGCCGGTCTTTATTCAA CTGAAGAACGTTCCCACCAGTGTAACACAGATTGACGTTACTCTGTCTGTAGTGACAACAACCAACGACCTAGTACGTCACCCCTACGTATATCCTACTTGCTTTGGTCGCACCATGCCATCAGATTGGAAAAGAAACCCGAACAAACGAACGGTCACGGTGGCTTTGCGACAATCAGAAGAATACAGAAAGGA ACTGACCTACTTGGGAATAAAACGCAACAAACTGGAATGCATTGATTTGAGACAGCACTCTCGTGAGCAGCTTAGCCTCTTTCGTATTAAGTTCGAGGCCAGTGTTCCTTTTGTTGACTTTTCCACGTCTGCAAAGGTTTCTTTGATTACTGCAACTACGCGCTCTGTACGAGTTTTGTGCCCTAGCTCGTCAACAAAGCGAAGGAAAATCAACAAGACTGCATCACCTTCAAAGAAGGTATCGAGATCGTAG